In a genomic window of Desulfurobacteriaceae bacterium:
- a CDS encoding phage regulatory CII family protein, with product MEKQFWKKVGNKILKEGVQKLISQGQTVPATAKLLGISEYQMVDILYKDKVVAFPKVCQMVANGAVGIVEGLADLCNCVVVELPEQFEPLERGKEAAKVLKEVGDVIQKYGQAIEDGKITEEERVILKKEIKEAIITLLALELRVEEAYREGE from the coding sequence ATGGAAAAGCAGTTTTGGAAAAAGGTAGGGAACAAAATCCTGAAAGAAGGTGTACAGAAGTTAATCTCACAGGGACAAACTGTTCCTGCAACTGCAAAGCTTTTAGGTATCTCAGAGTACCAGATGGTTGACATCCTCTATAAAGACAAAGTTGTTGCCTTTCCTAAAGTCTGTCAAATGGTAGCGAACGGAGCAGTTGGAATTGTTGAAGGACTTGCAGACCTTTGTAATTGTGTAGTAGTGGAACTTCCAGAACAGTTTGAACCATTAGAAAGAGGAAAAGAAGCAGCTAAGGTTTTAAAAGAAGTTGGAGATGTAATACAGAAATACGGACAAGCTATCGAGGACGGAAAAATAACAGAGGAAGAAAGAGTAATTCTGAAGAAAGAAATCAAAGAAGCAATTATAACTTTACTCGCTTTGGAGCTTAGAGTAGAAGAAGCTTATAGGGAGGGCGAGTGA